One Phyllostomus discolor isolate MPI-MPIP mPhyDis1 chromosome 10, mPhyDis1.pri.v3, whole genome shotgun sequence genomic window carries:
- the TMEM60 gene encoding transmembrane protein 60 has protein sequence MRMSLAQRVLLTWLFTLLFLIMLVLKLDEKAPWNWFLIFIPVWIFDTILLVMLIVKMAGRCKSGFDPRHGSHNIKKKTWYLIAMLLKLAFCLALCAKLEQFTTMNLSYVFTPLWTLLAGAIIELGYNVFFVRD, from the coding sequence ATGAGAATGTCCTTGGCTCAGAGAGTACTACTCACCTGGCTTTTCACATTACTCTTCTTGATCATGTTGGTGTTGAAACTGGATGAGAAGGCACCTTGGAACTGGTTCCTCATATTTATTCCAGTCTGGATATTTGATACTATTCTTCTGGTCATGCTGATTGTGAAAATGGCTGGGCGATGTAAGTCCGGCTTTGACCCTCGACATGGATcacacaatattaaaaaaaaaacctggtacCTCATTGCAATGTTACTTAAATTAGCCTTCTGCCTTGCACTCTGTGCTAAACTGGAACAGTTTACTACCATGAATCTGTCCTATGTCTTCACTCCTTTGTGGACCTTACTAGCTGGGGCTATAATAGAGCTTGGCTATAATGTCTTTTTTGTGAGAGACTGA